Genomic window (Actinomycetota bacterium):
GTCCCGTCGGCGTCGCTCCGGGTGCGCGGCTGTGGGCGGTCAAGGTTCTCAACTCCCAGGGCAGCGGCTACCAGTCCTGGATCGTCGCCGGGATCGACTACGTGGCTGCCAACGCGGCCGAGATCGAGGTCGCGAACATGAGCCTCGGCGGTGGCGGCTCCGACGACGGCAACTGCGGCAACAGCAACAACGACGCCGAGCACAAGGCCATCTGCAACGCGGTCGCCAAAGGCGTGACCTTCGCAGTCGCCGCAGGGAACTCTGACGAGGACTCTGCGAAGTCCGTTCCGGCGGCCTACGACGAGGTCATCACGGTGTCCGCGCTGGCGGACTTCGACGGCCTCACGGGCGGACTCGGAGCGGCGACCTGCCGCCCCGACGTCGACGACACCTTCGCGGATTTCTCTAACTGGGGCTCCGATGTCGACATCATCGCTCCGGGCGTCTGCATCTACTCGACCTACAAGGACGGCGGGTACGCCACCATCTCCGGTACGTCGATGGCGTCGCCGCACGTAGCCGGCGCGGCCGCGCTCTACAAGGTCAACAACCCCAGCGCCAGCCCTGCCCAGGTCCGCGATGCTCTGATCGCGAACGGTGGAACCGACTGGAGCAACCTCGACGACGCCGACCCGATCAAGGAGTCGCTCCTGAACGTAAAGAACTTCTAGACGCCGTCGGCTAGACGATCAATGGGCCCCCACTGCGGGGGCCCATTCGCGTCCGGCTACCGCCGCCGCACACGTCCGGTGTCCTAAAGCGGGTTGGCGCCTAGGATTCTCGTATGCACACCACCCTCAAGGCCTTCCTCGCGCTTGCGTTCGTCGTCGTGATCGGAACGGTCTTGATCCAGCCCATCCTGCAGGCGGTCGAGACCGCTCCGGTGGGAGCCGTGCGCGAGCGTCAAGAGGCCGATGCTGGTGACAAGGACGCGTCGCCTCCCGAGCCCGCCGAGGAGCCCGAACCGGAGCCGGTGCCGACCCCGCTTCCGACCGAGGAGCCGGACGACGCCGCGGCCGCCGTATCGGGCCCCTTCCGGCGCCAAGACCTGGTGGCGCCGTACCCGAAGAGCTGCCTCGCCCGATCCGCGTCGCGGGCAGCGGGCGCGAGGATCGTCGTCGGGACCGGCCCTCGTCTGACGGTGGGCTCGGTGGCGGGTCGGGCGGTCACGACCGGCCGCGCCGGCACTGCGATCGGGTTCGACGCGAGGGGGCGCAACGTTGCCGCTCTCGCTCGGTTGAAGACCCTGGTCGTGGGGCCCGCGGACCTCACGCAGCTACGCCCTCGGAACCAGGTGCGGGCGTGGGCGTGGTCTCCGGTAGGTGGTTGCGGGTTCGCCCTCGGGTCCGACGGCAGCCTCGTCGTCGAGACGTCCAGAGGAGAGACGGCGACGCTGGTCGACGAGGGCGTGAGGGACGTCCTCGTGTCCCCCGACGGCGCTCGCCTGGGGATCGTGGTGGAGGAGGGACGGACGACCTCGGTGTGGGTGGCCGATCTGCGCGCCCTGTTCATGCGCGAGATCCAACGAACCGTGGGGCATCGAGGGCTCAGCTTGCGCGCCTGGAGCCCCAACGGGCGGATCTTGTACCTGTCCCTCGCGCGCGGGAGCGGACTCAGCTTCGTCAGCACCGCTGAACCTCCTCAAGAGGGAGGCATCGTGGCGGCGCCCGTGACGAACCTGGAGCTGTGCGGGAAGCGGCTGCTCGGGATCGTCAACGGCAGCGTCGCGGCGATCGGGTTGCGCGGCCGGGACTACCTGACGGAGACCGACGCCGGTTATTCGGCCGCATCTTGCTCACCCGACGGCGGGTTCATAGCCGCCGTGCGGGCAGGACGGCTGGTTCTGTTGAACGGGAACGGAACCCTTGTGCGGGAGCTGGTAACGGACACGGGGTACCGCGACGTGTTCGTGGACTGGGGGCCGCGCGGCGCCGGGTTGATCTTCGGGCGGAAGCGCTCCGGCGCCAAGAGCACCGAGGTCTGGCACATCGCCGAGGGCGGGACCGCCCGCAACACCGGCCTCGTCTATCGCGGCGCGGGCTCCGTGGACTGGAGCGCGACTCCACCTACCGGCCTCGCCACGAGCTGGCGAGGCGCCTCGGACTCTTCTCCCTGAGGAGACCGCGGCGTCTGGCACCCTGGGAGGCCCATCCCGCCACGAAGGAGCGCCCATGTCGAAGAAGGTCGTCAGCACCACCTCGGCCCCCGAAGCGATCGGCCCCTACTCGCAGGCGGTAGCGGCCGCGGACCTCGTGTTCTGCTCGGGACAGATCCCGCTGGACCCGGCGACGATGGAGTTGGTGTCGGCGTCTGTGGGAGAGGAGACGGAACGCTGCATGCGGAACCTCGAGGCGGTTCTGGCGGAGGCCGGGTCGGGCCTCGAGCGCATCCTGAAGACGACGATCTACGTCACCAACATGGATGACTTCGCCCAGGTGAACGAGGCGTACGGCGCCTTCTTCCCGGCGGAGCCACCGGCGCGAGCGACCGTCGGCGTGGCGGCGCTGCCGAAAGGGGCGCGGGTCGAGATCGAGTGCGTGGCGCTCCGATGAGGCTCAGCACCCGCCCCGGGGTGCGGCTACTTCGGCTCCCCGACGATCCGATCGCCGACGAAGATCTGGACCTCTCGTTCGTTGGAGGTCCCGGAGACCGGTTCCAGCCCCGCCTCCTCCGGCGTCTGCGCGTCGATCCGCTTCACGTACGTCTCGAGCCGGCTCATCAGAAACAGCAGCCCAAGGATCGCGAACGGCCACGCCGCCAGCACGAAGAGCAGGACGATCTGGTAGCGGGTCACGAGGGACAGTGTCGCAGAGCATGACCCTCGAGAGGCGGGATATCGAGGGATTCGTCGACCCCGAGCGGCTGGTGGAGCGTCTCCGCGCGCTGGTGCGCGCCGAATCCGAGAACCCGCCCGGACGGGAGCTCGAGGCGGCACGGGTGGCGGAGGCGCAATGCCGCGATCTCGGGCTGGACGTGTCGACCCACGAGGCGGAGCCGGATCGCCCGAGCGTGGTCGCGCGCTGGGGCGGTGGCGGCGGACGAGTGGTGGGTTTCTGCTCCCACATCGATGTCGTTCCGGCGGGCGACCCGACGCTGTGGGCGCGCGACCCATACTCGGGCGAGGTCGTCGACGGACGTCTCCACGGCCGTGGCTCGGGCGATGCGAAAGGGCCCTGTGCGGCCGCGCTCGAGGCCGTGGCCGCTCTTCGGTCCGCCGGGTTCGACTTCCCAGGCATGTTGGAGCTCTCCTTCGTCGCCGACGAAGAGGCCGCCGGTTTCAAGGGTGCGGGGTACCTTGCAGAAAAAGGTCTGATCAAGCCCGACGTCGCCATCGTGGGCGAGCCGACCTCGCTCCGGGTCGTGCGCGCTCAGCGCGGGGTGTGCTGGTTCCGCATCACGACGCGGGGGCGCGCCGGCCACGGCTCCGCGCCAGAGCGGGGCGTCAACGCGATCAAGCACATGGCCGAGATAGTTCTCCACCTGGAAGAGACGCTGCCCGACATCGTGCACCCGGTCGTGGGCGGCCCCAGCATCGGCGTGGGCACCATCCGCGGGGGCGAGAAGGTCAACATCGTTCCCGCTTCGTGCATCGCCGAGATCGACCGGCGCAGCGTCCCCCCGGAGACGAAAGAGGACGTGATCGCGTCGGTCGAGAAGGCGGTGGAGCTGGCGCGCGAGAGGTTCCCCGAGCTCGATGCGACCGTCGAGCTTCCCTTCTACGGCGACCCTTTCGAGGTAGAGCCGTCGTCGGAGGTCGTGACGGAGGTTCTGGGGTCGGTCGAGGACGCGCTGGGAAGCCCCGGCGAGATCATGGGCTTCCGCGGCGCCTCCGACGCACGCTTCCTGGCGGCGCAGGGCGCGGACGTCGTCGTGTGCGGACCCGGTGACATAACGCTCGCCCACACCGCTCACGAGTCGATCGATCTAGACGAGCTAGAGCGAGGAGCCGTCGCGTACGCGCTCGCGTTCGCGCGTCTGTTGTCGAACGGGAAGTGACGTGAGCTCAGCGTTCTCGTGGGGTCAGACGATCAGCTCACTCCTCGAGAGGCGAGACCTGTCCGAAGACGAGGCGTCGGCCGCGATGACCGAGATCATGGAGGGCGCGGCGTCGCCCGCGCAGATAGCCGGGTTCGTCGTTGCCTTGCGCGCCAAGGGTGAGACGACCGACGAGATCGCGGGGCTCGTGCGAACGATGCGGTCCTACTCGGAGCGTGTGGAGGTAGAGGGGGATCTGCTCGACACCTGCGGGACCGGCGGCGACCGCAGCGGGACCTTCAACGTCTCGACCGCGGCCGCGCTCGTGTGCGCGGGGGCGGGCGCGAAGGTAGCGAAGCACGGGAACCGAGCCGCGTCGTCGCGTTGTGGGTCGGCGGACGTCCTCGAAGCTCTCGGCGTCAAGATCGACCTGCGGCCCGAGGGTGTCGCCTACTGCATCGCGGAGGCCGGGATCGGCTTCTGCTTCGCGCCGATGTTCCATCCCGCGATGCGTCATGCGGCGTCTCCGCGCCGCGAGTTGGGCGTCGCAACGGTGTTCAACTTCCTCGGCCCCCTCACGAACCCCGCGGGGGCGCGCCGGCAAGCGCTGGGCGTGTCGGACGCGGCGATGCTCGACAAGATGGCGCGGGCGCTGAAGCGGCTGGGAAGCGAGCACGTCGTCGCGTTCCGCGGCCACGACGGGCTTGACGAGCTGTCGACCGCCGGCCCGTCGCGCGTCATCGAGCTCGTCGGCGGCGAGACCAAGGAGTGGACGCTGGACCCGTCCGAGCTCGGGCTTCCGCCCTCACGCCTCGAAGACGTCGCCGGAGGCTCCCGTGACGAGAACGCGGCGTTGGTCAGGCGCGTGCTCGAAGGCGAGGGCGGACCCCGCAGAGACATCGTGCTCCTGAACGCCGCCGCCGGTCTCCTGGCGGCGGGCCGCGCCCGAGACATCGCGCACGGGCTCGAGCTCGCGGCGCAGGCGGTCGACGACGGGGCCGCCGCCCGCGCGCTGGAGCTTTTGGTCGCCGCGTCTAACGCCTGAGCGAGCGCGGCCGCGGGCGTCGGTCTGTGCGAATCGGCGGCCGCCGGTTGCTGCGCCGACCTGCATCGCCCAGGTACCGCTGACACTGACGATCTCGCACGACGGCGCGTTGCGCTGCACCCACCCCCAGATGACACGCGCCTCTCGCTGGAGCTGTGAGGACGCGAAGCAGCCGACCTTCTCGCTCCGCGCGGCGAGCCTGAGTCGCGCGACGAGCTCCGGCCCGTCGGGAGCGGCGGCCGCGAGCTGTGCGTCCCGGATCAACACGCCGCGACCGCCTATGCGCAGCACGATGTCGCCCGCGTCGAGCAACGATCGCAGCTGAAACGCGTTCGCCAACGCGCGCTCCACGGCCGCCGCTCGCTCGCGGACCTCGGTGGCCTCTTCGAACCGTTCCGCTCGGGCCAGCCGCCGCATCTTGTCCTCGAGCGCGGTGAAGATCGGCTCCGGGTCTCCCCGCAGCGCCTCCGCGAGCCGTCGCATCTCGGCCGCGTGCTCGTCCCGGTGCGTGCCCGTACACCGTCGCATCTCCGAGAACGCGCAGCCGCCGCAGCGAACCGGGTCGCTGCAGCGATGGATCGCGTACGCGTCCTGGAGGGCGCCCATCAGCGTCTTCACTACGCGGACGCTGGTGAACGGCCCGACATAGAGGTGGCCGTCCTCGCGCGGCACCCTCGCGGTCGACAGTTTCGGCACCTTGACGGAGGCGTTCAACTTCAGATACCAGGCGGCGGTCCGCTTGCCGGCGCGGTTGTGCGGCGGCTGCTCCGCGCTGATCGCCCGAGCCTCGGCCACCTCGGCCTCGAGCATCGTCTGGAACTCCTCGACCTCGATCCGGTCGACCTGGCGGAGAAGGTCGCGGATCTTGCGGCGCGGGTCTCCGTAGAAATAGGAGCGCGCCCGCGCTCGCAGGTCGGAGGCCTTGCCGACGTAGAGCGTCTCTCCTCCCGCGGCGACGAACCTGTAGATGCCGGAACGCCGCGGCAGGCCGTCGGTGAGCCTGATCTTGGAGAAGGTCCCGTCGAGCCGGCTGCTGGACATCGCCACCAGGTCTTCGAGCGTAGTCACGCCGAACCCCGCCACCCGCTCGATCAGGTGGTGCAAGACGTCGATCGTGGCGAGGACGTCGGCGTAGGCGCGGTGCGTCGGCTGATGCGCGCAGCGAAGGTGCCGGGCCAGCGTCTCCAGCTTGTGGTTCGGGACCTCGTCGGCCAGGATCTTGCGCGCCAGGAGCGCCGTGTCCACAACCCGGTTCTCGAGCTCTGGGTACCCGGCTCTGGCGAGGGCCGCGTTGACGAACCCCACGTCGAAGCGGGCGTTGTGAGCGACCAGGACCGTGCCGCGGAGGAACTCGAGCAGCGACGGGAGCACCGCCTCGATCGGAGGCGCCTCGATCAGAAGGTCGTCGGAGATCCCGGTCAGCAGGCGCACGAATGCAGGCACCGGCTGGCGCGGGTTGACGAGGGTGTGGAAGGTCCCGACGGCCTCGCCCATCACCACCTTGCAGGCGCCGATCTCGGTGATCTCGGACGCGGCGGGGGAGCCGCCGGTCGTCTCCAGATCCAACACGCAGAAGGTGACGCCCGCCAAGGGCGTGCCGAGGTCGTCGAACGAGCGCTGCAGCCGCATGAGCGGGCAGTTTATCGAACATATGTTCGATACCGCAAGAACCCGTAAGGTTGGTCCTCCTATGGTGCAAGAGATCACCGGCAGCTCCTCCGCGGAGCAAGAACGCCGGGTCCTCGACCTCGAGCAGACGCTGGAGTCGCTGCGCGAGGACTCCGAGATCGCCCACGTCCTCTTGGGTCTCGCCGGCCTCTTGGCAGAGGTGCGGTCGGTGGAGGAGACGCTGGAGACGGCGGTGCGCGTGGTCCCAGAGCTCCTGGGTGCGGATCGTTGCTTCGCCGCCACCCGGCTCGGGATGGGGCGTCAGTTCTCGATCATGGCCCACGCGGGGTTCGAGCCCGAAGAGGTCGAGAGGCTGCGCGAGGCGACCGCGGGCCCCGAGAGCCTGCCGTTGCTGTCGGCGGCACTGGTCGAACGCACGCCCCTGATGATCCCCGACGCCTCCGTGGACGAGCGTGTGAGCGCCGAGCAGAGGGAGCAGCCCGGATTGGGCGCTTATGTCGGGATCCCGCTCGTGCGCTGGGGCGAGGAGTTCGGTGGGCTGGGGCTCGAATACTCCGAGCCGAGGGAGTTCAAGCCCAAGGACCTCGCGCTGGCCAGAGGGATCGCTCGCCAGGTCGGGGTGGCGTTGGTCAACGCACGCCGCTTCAACCTGCTGGCCGGACTGAGGGCGTTCGGGCTCCGGGTGGCATCGAAGCTCCGCCTGAGCGAAGTCATCGAAGAGATCTCCCACGGAGCCGCCGAGCTGTTGGCGGGCGACGCCGCCTCGATCTACTTCTTCGACTCGGACCGCCGCACTCTGGTGGCGCCCCCGGGAGTCGCAGGCGCCGCGAACGGCGAGCTGTTGCGCGTCGACCTCAACGAGGCGCCGTGGAGCGGCCTCGGTCAGGAGCGGGCGATCGTCGTGCCGGACCTGCGCCTGGGAGGTGAGGATTCGGACCCCTGGACGATCGTCGCCGCCCCCGTGCCGGGCGAGGGCGAGGGGGTGGTGGGAGCGGTGCTGGTCTTCTTCAGGAGAGCCGTCACGCTCGCGCCCGACGAGGCCGAGGCACTGAGTGTTCTCGCCGGACAGGCCGCGATGTCGGTGGAGAACGCCAAGCGCTACGAGCGTCAGCGGCGCGTCGCGCGCAGCCTGCAGGAGGGTCTCTTGCTGACCGACCTCCCCACGCTCGAGGGGTGCGATCTAGCGGCCGTGTACGACCCCGCGAGCGGCCAGGCCGACATCGGGGGTGACTTCTACGACGTGTTCGATCTTCCCGGCGGCAGGTACGCCATCGTCGTGGGAGACGTTTCGGGCAAGGGGGCCGAGTCCGCAGCTCTCACCGCGATGGCGAAGTACATGTTGCGGGCTTTCGCCATCCGCAACCCGGCGCCGCCGTCGGTGCTGTTCCATCTCAACAACGCGTTGGTGCACGACTTCGAAGCCGAGAAGTTCGTCACGCTGATGTACGGCCTCCTAGACCCCACGCAGCAGCGCTGCAGCTTCGGCCTCGCCGGGCATCCGCCTCCGCTGATCTATCGCAGCGCGACGGAGACGGTCGAGACGATCGAGTTGCAGGGGAGCATCCTCGGCGTGTTCGAGGACGAGCAGTACCAGCAGGAGACGTTCACCTTCGACGAGGACGACGTGATGATGGCTTTCACCGACGGGCTGCTCGAGGCGCGTTCGGGAAAGGAGTTCTATGGGCGTCGCCGGATCGAGCAGCAGCTGTTGAAGCGCGCCCCCGGCGCAAGCGCAGCCGAGCTCACGCAGCGTTTGCTGGAGGATGCGAAGGAGTTCGGGTCGATCAGCGACGACACCGTCGTGTTCGCCTTGAAGTTCCTCGACCAGCACCGCGCCTGATGGCCTACCTCTGCAACGCGTGCGGCAACAAGACGCGCTTCGACGTGTTCGAGAAAAAGCGTGTCCGCACGTTCCAGCACTTCAGTCTCGGCGGCGAGATGACCGTCGAGGAGGAAGAGATACTCGAGCGAGAGGTGGAGCGCGTGGTCTGTAGGTGGTGCGGCTCCGCAGACGTCTCTGCTCCGGAGTCGGATCGTGTGCTCGAGGACAAGGGTTGAGCGCGGGGCCACTGTCCGGCCTGCGCGTCCTCGACCTGACCCGGCTGCTGCCCGGCGGCTACGCGACGTTGCTCCTGGCCGACATGGGCGCCGACGTTCTCAAGGTGGAAGAGCCCGGCAAGGGCGACTACATCCGGTGGACCCCCCCGCTCGTCGGCGAATTCTCCGCCGCGCACATCGCTCTCAACCGCAACAAGCGATCGATGACCCTCAACCTGAAGTCAGAAGCCGGACGGGAACTGTTCCTGGAGCTTGCGGACGCGCACGACGTCGTCGTCGAGTCCTTCCGCCCCGGCGTGCTCGAACGGCTCGGCGTCGGATGGAGCACGCTGGCGGCACGTAACCCTCGCGTCGTCTACTGCGCGATCAGCGGGTACGGCCAAGATGGGCCGCGGGCGCAGGAGGCCGGACACGACGCCAACTACATCGGCTACGCAGGACTTGCCGCGATCACCGGTGAAGAAGGACGGCGACCGGTGCTCCCGGGCGTGCAGATCGGCGACCTTGCGGGCGGGGGCATGGGCGCGGTGGTAGCGATCCTCGCGGCCTTGAACCAACGGGAGCGCACCGGGCGCGGGGAGTTCTGTGACATCTCCATGATGGACGGCGCGATGTCGTGGCTGACGATCCACGCGGCCTCCTTCGTTGCGACGGGCGCCGAGCCGGAGCGCGAGCAGATGCACCTATCGGGCGCCTACCCCTGCTATCGCGTGTATCCCGCGCGCGACGGCTATCTCACCGTCGGTGCCTTGGAGCCCCAGTTCTGGGCCGCATTGTGCGATGCGATCGAGCGGCCGGATCTGCGGGACGATGCCTTTGCGGCGGGCGACCGGCGGAACGTGGTGATAGCGGAGCTCGAAGGGCTGTTCTCGACCAAGACGCGGGCGCAGTGGGTGGAGCACTTCGGCGGGCGCGACGTGTGCGTCGCGCCGGTGAACGGCTTCGGGGAGGCGTTGGCGGACCCACAGGCGCGAGCTCGCGCGATGGCGTTCGAGGCCGACGTACCGGGAGCGCCGGGGTGGACCCACGTGGGAGACCCTCTGAAGTTCTCCGGTTCCGCCCGGAAGACGTCACTGCGTCTGCCGCCGCCGCGGATGGGCGAGCACACCGACGAGGTGCTGCGGGAACTTGGGCGAGACGTGGCCGCGATCGAGGCGCTGCGCGGCGAGGGAGCGATCTGATGTCGGCGCTTCCGGAGGACGTCGCTCGAACGGTGGCCAAGGGCGTCGCCGCGTACCTGAGGGCGGCGGCGACGCCGGAGCTTCCCCCCGCGCTGGCGACGTTGAAGAAGACGGTTCAGGCGCCGAAGGCGCTGGCGCGCCAGCGGGACCGGCTGCTCGCGGTGCTGGAGGACGAGGCGCAGCGCGCTCTGATCCTGGAGTGGCTCGAAGACGGCAAGCCGGCGCTCTCGCAGGGTGAGGTCGAAGCTCTGAAGCTGGCGACGGAGAGGCCGGAGGGGTGGGCAGACCGGTTGGCGGAGCGGACG
Coding sequences:
- a CDS encoding S8 family peptidase is translated as MATSGSAAEPGRYIVVLKDGTNASSAADDHAASFGARVTHVYEHALKGYAATLSSQAAANISNDPRVDWVQPDAEVHAFAQTLPTGIDRADAELSTTAKIDGADDRVNVDVAVLDTGIDLTHPDLNVYRSTNCSGGSPFKKKCGTGGDDDNGHGSHVAGTIGALDNSTGPVGVAPGARLWAVKVLNSQGSGYQSWIVAGIDYVAANAAEIEVANMSLGGGGSDDGNCGNSNNDAEHKAICNAVAKGVTFAVAAGNSDEDSAKSVPAAYDEVITVSALADFDGLTGGLGAATCRPDVDDTFADFSNWGSDVDIIAPGVCIYSTYKDGGYATISGTSMASPHVAGAAALYKVNNPSASPAQVRDALIANGGTDWSNLDDADPIKESLLNVKNF
- a CDS encoding SpoIIE family protein phosphatase, with the translated sequence MVQEITGSSSAEQERRVLDLEQTLESLREDSEIAHVLLGLAGLLAEVRSVEETLETAVRVVPELLGADRCFAATRLGMGRQFSIMAHAGFEPEEVERLREATAGPESLPLLSAALVERTPLMIPDASVDERVSAEQREQPGLGAYVGIPLVRWGEEFGGLGLEYSEPREFKPKDLALARGIARQVGVALVNARRFNLLAGLRAFGLRVASKLRLSEVIEEISHGAAELLAGDAASIYFFDSDRRTLVAPPGVAGAANGELLRVDLNEAPWSGLGQERAIVVPDLRLGGEDSDPWTIVAAPVPGEGEGVVGAVLVFFRRAVTLAPDEAEALSVLAGQAAMSVENAKRYERQRRVARSLQEGLLLTDLPTLEGCDLAAVYDPASGQADIGGDFYDVFDLPGGRYAIVVGDVSGKGAESAALTAMAKYMLRAFAIRNPAPPSVLFHLNNALVHDFEAEKFVTLMYGLLDPTQQRCSFGLAGHPPPLIYRSATETVETIELQGSILGVFEDEQYQQETFTFDEDDVMMAFTDGLLEARSGKEFYGRRRIEQQLLKRAPGASAAELTQRLLEDAKEFGSISDDTVVFALKFLDQHRA
- a CDS encoding M20 family metallopeptidase codes for the protein MTLERRDIEGFVDPERLVERLRALVRAESENPPGRELEAARVAEAQCRDLGLDVSTHEAEPDRPSVVARWGGGGGRVVGFCSHIDVVPAGDPTLWARDPYSGEVVDGRLHGRGSGDAKGPCAAALEAVAALRSAGFDFPGMLELSFVADEEAAGFKGAGYLAEKGLIKPDVAIVGEPTSLRVVRAQRGVCWFRITTRGRAGHGSAPERGVNAIKHMAEIVLHLEETLPDIVHPVVGGPSIGVGTIRGGEKVNIVPASCIAEIDRRSVPPETKEDVIASVEKAVELARERFPELDATVELPFYGDPFEVEPSSEVVTEVLGSVEDALGSPGEIMGFRGASDARFLAAQGADVVVCGPGDITLAHTAHESIDLDELERGAVAYALAFARLLSNGK
- a CDS encoding RidA family protein; amino-acid sequence: MSKKVVSTTSAPEAIGPYSQAVAAADLVFCSGQIPLDPATMELVSASVGEETERCMRNLEAVLAEAGSGLERILKTTIYVTNMDDFAQVNEAYGAFFPAEPPARATVGVAALPKGARVEIECVALR
- the trpD gene encoding anthranilate phosphoribosyltransferase; the encoded protein is MSSAFSWGQTISSLLERRDLSEDEASAAMTEIMEGAASPAQIAGFVVALRAKGETTDEIAGLVRTMRSYSERVEVEGDLLDTCGTGGDRSGTFNVSTAAALVCAGAGAKVAKHGNRAASSRCGSADVLEALGVKIDLRPEGVAYCIAEAGIGFCFAPMFHPAMRHAASPRRELGVATVFNFLGPLTNPAGARRQALGVSDAAMLDKMARALKRLGSEHVVAFRGHDGLDELSTAGPSRVIELVGGETKEWTLDPSELGLPPSRLEDVAGGSRDENAALVRRVLEGEGGPRRDIVLLNAAAGLLAAGRARDIAHGLELAAQAVDDGAAARALELLVAASNA
- a CDS encoding CoA transferase, encoding MSAGPLSGLRVLDLTRLLPGGYATLLLADMGADVLKVEEPGKGDYIRWTPPLVGEFSAAHIALNRNKRSMTLNLKSEAGRELFLELADAHDVVVESFRPGVLERLGVGWSTLAARNPRVVYCAISGYGQDGPRAQEAGHDANYIGYAGLAAITGEEGRRPVLPGVQIGDLAGGGMGAVVAILAALNQRERTGRGEFCDISMMDGAMSWLTIHAASFVATGAEPEREQMHLSGAYPCYRVYPARDGYLTVGALEPQFWAALCDAIERPDLRDDAFAAGDRRNVVIAELEGLFSTKTRAQWVEHFGGRDVCVAPVNGFGEALADPQARARAMAFEADVPGAPGWTHVGDPLKFSGSARKTSLRLPPPRMGEHTDEVLRELGRDVAAIEALRGEGAI